From the genome of Papaver somniferum cultivar HN1 chromosome 2, ASM357369v1, whole genome shotgun sequence, one region includes:
- the LOC113353670 gene encoding indole-3-pyruvate monooxygenase YUCCA2-like → MDFLKEMEGKRVHDSFGKNTTKNVRHVCVPGPVIVGAGPSGLAAAACLSDRGVPSVIIERSNCIASLWQLKSYTRLRLHLPKEFCELPLMPFPAEFPTYPSKQQFVDYLETYTKKFDLKPHFNESVDCAEYDHNLGLWRVKTTGLHNEEMEYVTRWLIVATGENAEEIVPVIEGMDEFEGPIVHTSVYKSGNVFRGKRVLVVGCGNSGMEVCLDLCNSDASPSLVVRNKAHILPREMLGVSTFGLSMWLLKWLHVRYVDQLLLFLSWFFLGDTSRLGLDRPKIGPIELKMATGKTPVLDVGTLAEIRSGSIKVCPGIKQISTHKVHFVNGRAEDFDAIILATGYKSNVPSWLKDTNLFSEEDGLPKKPFPNGWKGEYGLYSVGFTKRGLLGTSMDAKKIAQDIELLWKADSKHYLSALFYSPSSSPPPPPPPSLGH, encoded by the exons ATGGACTTTTTAAAAGAAATGGAAGGAAAAAGAGTTCATGATTCGTTTGGTAAGAACACGACAAAAAATGTGAGACATGTCTGTGTACCAGGTCCGGTGATCGTCGGTGCCGGACCGTCTGGTCTTGCTGCAGCAGCTTGTCTAAGTGACAGAGGTGTTCCTAGCGTCATCATAGAGCGGTCTAACTGCATAGCGTCTTTATGGCAGCTAAAATCTTACACTCGTCTGCGTCTTCATCTTCCGAAAGAATTCTGCGAGCTACCTCTCATGCCATTTCCAGCGGAATTTCCAACTTACCCATCAAAACAGCAATTTGTCGACTATTTGGAAACGTATACCAAAAAATTTGATCTAAAACCACATTTCAACGAAAGCGTGGATTGTGCTGAATATGATCACAATCTCGGGTTATGGCGAGTCAAGACTACAGGATTGCATAATGAGGAAATGGAATACGTGACTAGATGGTTAATAGTGGCTACCGGAGAGAATGCCGAAGAGATTGTACCGGTAATCGAAGGAATGGATGAATTTGAAGGACCAATTGTTCATACCAGCGTGTATAAAAGCGGCAATGTATTTCGTGGCAAAAGAGTGTTAGTTGTTGGTTGTGGAAACTCAGGAATGGAAGTTTGTTTGGATCTCTGCAACTCTGATGCTAGTCCTTCTCTTGTAGTCAGAAATAAG GCGCATATCTTGCCAAGAGAGATGCTTGGGGTATCAACTTTTGGGTTGTCAATGTGGTTGCTCAAGTGGCTTCACGTACGCTATGTCGATCAACTCCTACTGTTCCTGTCCTGGTTTTTCCTTGGCGATACATCCCGACTCGGCCTCGACCGACCTAAAATCGGTCCGATCGAACTGAAGATGGCGACCGGAAAAACACCCGTATTAGATGTTGGAACATTAGCTGAAATCAGATCCGGTTCTATCAAG GTGTGCCCTGGCATAAAGCAAATCTCCACTCATAAGGTGCACTTTGTCAATGGGAGAGCTGAAGATTTTGATGCTATAATTTTAGCCACCGGATACAAAAGCAATGTACCATCTTGGCTAAAG GATACAAATTTGTTTTCAGAGGAAGATGGTTTACCGAAAAAGCCGTTTCCGAACGGATGGAAAGGCGAGTACGGGCTCTACTCAGTAGGGTTCACCAAACGTGGGTTACTTGGTACTTCAATGGATGCAAAGAAAATTGCTCAAGATATTGAGCTTTTATGGAAAGCCGATTCAAAGCATTATTTATCTGCGCTTTTTTACTCGCCATCATCATCACcgccaccgccaccgccaccatcATTAGGACACTAA